One Fusarium falciforme chromosome 1, complete sequence genomic window carries:
- a CDS encoding NmrA domain-containing protein: MASPFKNILIIGATGSIGSVVLEALVKEPTFVVTALQRSSSKGKLPSGLKTITVDDSYPSEALVSAFSGQDAIINCMTSLAVGEQLRFIDAAVAAKVRRYVSSEYGLNNNKPEARALNSVFREKGEIQDYLRSKESTGLEWMAIACGMWLKWSAQHDFLGMHIKEKKFVVWDDGEGWFSTTTEENTALALVNALAKKWDETKNQVVWLSDFAITQNMLLEAIERISGQKYTTEKIDTLRFIEEKQAAVASGDPYAIYALIETGFVTGKFGGHLEKEGLIMNELLGLPKKSLDEVVKAALEAVQGA; the protein is encoded by the coding sequence ATGGCTTCCCCTTTTAAGAATATCCTGATCATTGGAGCCACAGGCTCTATAGGTTCTGTTGTTCTCGAAGCACTCGTCAAGGAACCCACTTTCGTTGTTACTGCTCTGCAGCGATCCTCGTCCAAGGGGAAACTCCCTTCCGGtctcaagaccatcaccgtTGATGATTCCTACCCCTCTGAGGCCCTGGTTAGCGCTTTCTCTGGGCAGGATGCCATTATCAACTGCATGACGTCGCTCGCCGTCGGCGAACAACTTCGATTCATCGATGCGGCCGTTGCGGCCAAAGTCCGACGTTATGTTTCGTCTGAGTATggcctcaacaacaacaagccCGAAGCAAGAGCGCTCAACTCGGTCTTTCGTGAGAAGGGCGAGATCCAGGATTACCTTCGCTCCAAGGAATCGACTGGCCTCGAATGGATGGCCATTGCTTGTGGCATGTGGCTCAAGTGGAGTGCACAGCACGACTTTCTGGGAATGCatatcaaggagaagaaattTGTGGTCTGGGACGATGGCGAGGGTTGGTTCAGTACCACAACTGAGGAGAATACGGCTCTTGCCCTGGTCAATGCCCTAGCAAAGAAATGGGACGAAACAAAGAACCAGGTGGTATGGCTCAGCGACTTTGCCATCACTCAGAACATGTTGCTTGAGGCTATTGAGCGTATCAGCGGTCAGAAATACACCACTGAAAAGATCGATACTCTCCGCTTCATAGAGGAAAAGCAGGCGGCCGTGGCTTCTGGAGACCCATACGCCATATATGCCTTGATCGAGACCGGCTTTGTCACTGGCAAGTTCGGAGGTCATCTAGAGAAAGAGGGACTGATCATGAATGAGCTTCTGGGTCTGCCAAAGAAGTCTCTGGATGAAGTTGTCAAGGCTGCTCTAGAGGCTGTGCAGGGAGCCTAA